The following proteins are encoded in a genomic region of Pseudanabaena galeata CCNP1313:
- a CDS encoding WD40 repeat domain-containing protein translates to MATELRLRVLSALKVGALDVVKRGGVEVLDFLLAALNDRDTQVANVAASCVSALENRVVIDELCRRWVENPNPELESIIRKGNYAPDEVSSRALFYFLLGEWQKYEDLDFDYSLLAKAYQSANKGVQARCSEKAKIGGRIEWVKILTNSKRGFDVEKMTDKDWEAFVDILEVHPEKKELWNFLYNAPVIWSKRLLDKLSKGSFKGFNQDQKSALKSLFDLVKNITDEEFISAFLYLFIREPEYQILTNQVLTNPTEWDLGRTYYRSPTISPNGKMLALRVGEESVIELRSLPDGKHIKTISSSTSSFVFSHDSCILISVPYGESNIYLWSLPDGNCIKSLTRVNSPIIISNDGKMLLSGGSGGTVMLWSLPSGTLIETIPMSYHEYTGKIVIEGNNAGRVSVISLALSSDDQLLIVGTNTNGSSIIILYDLLNRNYLRKIDINHEYAKYLGEVYRKTKSVKNLRKTLPRGGMLEVRYQTRDESYPQYLNELVNEPEYDAGMRFEVSYAPFGVDNLLTNQNNNLLVSYGISGHMNGIALWSLPNIKYTRTLIEQSFFKKIGSEKLALKSNRWTLGTEILLTSIEGCTISPNGQLLVSNIITHLINSNRKEHTMSFWSLPDGKLLKTIIGDNEELLGESVISPNGQTLTSIKTRLSNNNLEHAICLWNLSDVKTPLSKFTTQDISKIEEIRDSTMKPSVRNALEFTLSLIRLKQQFDIDIEDVSSDVQFSEFDIEIDG, encoded by the coding sequence GTGGCTACGGAACTGAGGTTGCGGGTGTTGTCGGCGTTGAAGGTGGGGGCGTTGGATGTGGTGAAGCGTGGTGGGGTTGAGGTTTTAGATTTTTTGTTGGCAGCGCTTAATGATCGCGATACGCAGGTGGCGAATGTGGCGGCTAGTTGTGTTTCTGCGCTTGAGAATAGGGTGGTTATTGATGAGTTGTGTAGGCGATGGGTTGAGAATCCCAATCCTGAATTAGAGTCAATTATTCGGAAGGGAAATTATGCACCTGATGAGGTAAGTAGTAGAGCTTTATTTTATTTTTTACTGGGTGAGTGGCAAAAATACGAGGATCTGGACTTTGATTACAGTCTTTTAGCTAAAGCTTATCAATCAGCAAATAAAGGTGTGCAAGCAAGGTGTAGTGAAAAAGCCAAAATAGGAGGAAGAATTGAATGGGTAAAAATCCTGACTAATAGTAAAAGAGGATTTGATGTAGAGAAAATGACAGATAAAGATTGGGAAGCTTTTGTTGATATTTTGGAAGTCCATCCAGAAAAAAAGGAGCTATGGAATTTTTTATACAATGCTCCTGTTATTTGGAGCAAGAGACTTTTAGATAAATTATCAAAGGGATCGTTTAAGGGTTTTAATCAAGATCAAAAGTCTGCTTTAAAAAGTCTATTTGATTTAGTTAAAAATATTACAGATGAAGAGTTTATATCAGCATTTCTATATCTATTTATTCGAGAACCTGAGTATCAAATTTTAACTAATCAAGTTTTAACTAATCCTACTGAATGGGATTTAGGAAGGACATATTATAGATCCCCAACAATTAGTCCTAACGGCAAAATGTTGGCTTTGAGAGTTGGAGAAGAGTCAGTAATTGAATTGCGAAGTCTACCAGATGGTAAGCATATTAAAACTATTTCTAGTAGTACTTCTAGCTTTGTATTTAGCCATGATAGTTGTATTTTAATTTCGGTTCCTTATGGTGAATCCAATATTTACTTATGGAGTTTGCCAGATGGAAATTGTATTAAAAGTCTTACTCGTGTTAACTCACCAATTATAATTAGCAATGATGGCAAAATGTTGTTGTCAGGTGGTTCAGGCGGAACTGTTATGTTGTGGAGTTTGCCGAGTGGAACACTGATAGAAACTATACCCATGAGTTATCATGAATACACAGGTAAGATTGTAATAGAAGGAAATAATGCTGGTCGCGTGAGTGTTATATCTTTAGCTCTTAGTTCTGATGATCAATTATTAATAGTTGGAACCAACACAAATGGAAGTAGTATTATCATATTGTATGACTTATTAAACAGGAACTATTTGAGAAAAATAGACATTAATCACGAATATGCAAAATATTTGGGTGAAGTATACCGAAAAACAAAATCTGTGAAAAATTTAAGAAAAACCCTGCCAAGAGGGGGTATGCTGGAAGTACGCTATCAGACACGGGATGAATCTTATCCTCAGTATTTAAACGAGCTTGTAAATGAACCTGAATATGATGCAGGAATGAGATTTGAGGTTAGTTATGCCCCATTTGGGGTAGACAATTTACTAACTAATCAGAATAATAATCTATTAGTCTCTTATGGCATAAGTGGGCATATGAATGGTATTGCTTTATGGAGTCTACCTAATATCAAATATACACGAACACTTATAGAGCAAAGTTTTTTCAAAAAAATTGGGTCTGAAAAGCTTGCATTAAAATCTAATCGTTGGACTTTAGGAACAGAAATACTTCTCACTTCAATTGAAGGATGTACAATCAGTCCCAACGGTCAATTATTAGTCTCAAACATTATTACTCACTTAATAAATAGCAATAGAAAGGAGCACACAATGTCTTTTTGGAGCTTGCCCGATGGAAAACTTTTAAAAACTATAATAGGTGATAATGAAGAACTTTTAGGAGAGAGTGTAATTAGCCCCAACGGACAAACATTAACCTCTATTAAAACAAGATTGTCAAATAATAACTTAGAACATGCAATCTGCTTATGGAATTTATCTGATGTCAAGACCCCACTCAGCAAATTCACTACTCAAGATATTTCTAAGATTGAGGAAATCAGAGATTCCACAATGAAACCAAGTGTCCGTAACGCTTTGGAATTTACTCTTTCTCTTATCCGTTTAAAACAGCAATTTGACATCGATATCGAAGATGTATCCAGTGATGTCCAATTCAGCGAGTTTGATATAGAGATTGATGGATAA